The Vitis vinifera cultivar Pinot Noir 40024 chromosome 7, ASM3070453v1 genomic interval TGGGTGTTTGGACACCACATGGAAATGGAGTGGTTGAGTTTCTGTTTCATAGGATTTGATTTATGCAACCTGGTTATGTAAAATGGAGAATCATAGCAAAAAATCCAGATGTTGATAATGAAATCAAATGTAATCATGTTTGCTTATTCTATTCCAACCAGACACTGTACCAATCAGAACTGTCAATAGGCAATGTTCATCTGGTCTTCAAGCGGTTGTTGATGTAGTTGCAGCCATAAGAGCAGGATTGTATGACATTGGTAAGATGGAATCTAGTACATGTGTTTATGGCAAGGTGTTCCTCCAACTTCAACTTTGAGTTTAACATTCAGTGTTTTTAATACAGGAATTGGGGCTGGATTAGAATCCATGACAACAGATAACATTGCTGGAGTTACCACAGTTAACCCAAAAGTACAATCAAACTCAAGTTTTTCAAGCATACATACCTGATTTTAGAAATGATTTCTTCATCTAAACAATATGGTGACAGGTAGATATTTTTGCACAAGCCCGAGATTGTCTTCTTCCCATGGGTCTTACTTCTGAAAATGTTGCAAAACGTTATGGGGTGACAAGGCAAGAGCAAGATCAGGCTGCTGTGAGTTCCATAGATATGTTAATCTGCTGTCATCTCCTGAAACAAgaagtttttgagaacaatctTAATCTAAGCTCTTAAATTTGTGTTAATAGGTCGAATCTCATAGGCGTGCAGCTGCTGCAAGTGCAGCTGGTAAATTCAAAGAAGAAATAATTCCAGTTTCTACTAAGGTAAAATTCAAAGATGAAATTTCACATGGTAACAactagttttttgtttttgtaactGATGAATGTTTTGTGTAGATTGTGGATCCAAAAACTGGAGAGGTGAAGCCTGTTATAATTTCTGTGGATGACGGCATTCGGCCTGATACAAATATGAAATCACTAGCAAAGCTGAAGCCTGCATTTGCAAAGGATGGGTCCACAACTGCTGGTATTCAAATGATAACATGCTTGTGGAATTTGTTAGCTAGAGCAATATCTATATTAGTCATTTTTGCATATTCCAATTTTGAATTGAGATCTTGCAACATGATTTTTAGGGAATGCTAGCCAGGTGAGTGATGGTGCTGGAGGAGCCCTCCTCATGAAGAGAAGTCTGGCTATGAAGAGGGGTCTTCCTATCCTGGGGTTGTTCAGGTAAATAAGTTCATCCTGAGGAAATATTTTGCATTCTGAATTAGTTAATGCAGATATGGCTCTTGATGCTCACTCCTATAATCTGTACTTGATTggagaaatgaatttaaagataATATGATTAGAGGTTTTCACATTAATTATATTCTTTATCAATGTTATGGGAGCTATTAGCatgtttcatgcatcttttttttttgtcttgataTTTTTCTTGCTTAACATGATTAGGATTTTGTGTAATTACTTCAGTTTGGATTTCCCTGGGTTGTTATTTCAGCCTCTGACAAGTTTGCTGGcagttttcatattttccttcttttttttttcttaattctttttaatactttagAAAATTAAGTTAACTAGTCTTTCACTGCCCTCCTATTGCCTCGCTATACCTAGAAATGACATGCTAAAGATAATGAAAGAAATAACAATTGAGTTCACTTAGTGGTAACAATATGTTTAGTCCCAACTTAGCAAGTTCTTGAAATCATCTCTCTTTTCCTTCATCCATCCAAGTCAATTTCAAGTTGtcacttcaaaatttttctgGTATGGTTTTTTATCCTTGAAAGGTTCATGGATATTGTACCACTAAGATTGATCTCCTTCATATCCATCGTTGGTTAAAGATATAGGCACCCAAATAGTGAGTCTGAGAAGTCAATGCAGCTGTGAGTCAAGGAGAAATTTCCATGATATTCACAATCTTGGGAGATAACTGACTGAGCACATACAAAGATACTGAAGGGGTTCTTTGCACATGGCTTCACACTGTTTTCTCTAGAATGTTGGTTGATTTTGAGCTTTCTCAATTTATTTCCTGCTCTCCAGATGAAGGGTACTGCTTTTGATAATCAAACTATGCCTTGAAAGGTGAACTGTCAAGATGAATGATAATTTCGAAATTGTGTTACATTGATCAGCTATGCAACTTAAGTCGAAAAAGCAAAGcaaataataatagtttgtaGTGGATGTTTCAGTGGGAAGCATACACATAGACTATGACTAAGAATAAATCCAAACCCCTGGGGTTTAACCAATGAATTATTGCTCAGTCTGAGTGATGCCAGTTCATGTCATTGCTTGGATTCAAGCCTTTCGATTTATGTTCTTATTgttcaatcaaaaaaaaaaaaaaacagaactcTGAGGCTCAAAGACCTTGGAAAAAGGAATAACATAGGAACGTGCACAATGTACTGCTCATCAAGTTTATGCAGTTTTGGATTTTGCAAGGGTCAAACTAGGATCAGAAATGAGGTTAGGAAAATACACAAATGctatttttccttcctttttttttttttttatcttttaatgcaaattctaaaattttaatattatttcaaagCTTTGATTGGTTGATAAGGATAAATAGGGAGTTTAAACTCTTTCCTGGAGCAGGAGTTATGCTGCTGTGGGTGTGGAGCCTGGTGTCATGGGTGTAGGTCCAGCTGTTGCAATCCCAATTGCTGCAAAAAATGCTGGTCTTGAGGTTGCTGACATTGACCTGTTTGAAATAAATGAGGTATTGATTTGGATGATTTCTATAATTATTATGACAAAATTAGTATTTAAATTCAAGCATATGAAAGTGGGCAATTCTGATGCTCTTTATATGCAGGCATTTGCATCCCAATATGTATACTGCTGTAAGAAACTGGATCTTGATCCTAAAAAGGTCAATGTTAATGGAGGTGCTTTGGCTCTTGGGCATCCCCTGGGTGCTACAGGTATCTTATGTTTTTATGAATTATGGAAAGCTGACTGTTAGTGATTTGGAAACCGCCTATTCAACTATGATTGCTTACACTTGCCACTAGAGCATAAgctattttgtttcttattgcaTGATCACTAGTGTCAGTGCCAATTTTTGCTTTTCTGTTTGGGAAGTCTCCCTCTCTTATTATCTAAGAATTCATTATTCTTCACCTAAGGTTCTTTGTATTGATCTTATGACTCATTTCTGTGTAAGCAAATTAAGCAGAAAATGTCAGGGAACATCTCAGGATACCCAagagattaaaattaaaactatctCTACCTAGGGGAATTCCAGGGCTTCTTTGATATTATGTTAATAGTATCATTTTACTAGTTGCTAAGGACAGGGAAACTAATTGACTATTTATCCTAGTAAATGAAAgccaaaagagaaagaaaaatgtaaagtGAAAGCAGAAGGTTGGCATGAACAACGTCAAGTTGAGTTCTGAAGTGTCAGCAtgtttttcagtttttataAGCATAGCTTGATCTATGACCTAATTCTAGTGGTTAATCCTATTCTTTAAAGGTAAAACTACTGATGTGTCCTGTTTCAGGTGCTCGCTGTGTTTCAACACTGTTGTATGAGATGAAGCGCCGTGGCAAGGACTGCCGGTATGGTGTGATTTCCATGTGCATAGGTGAatcccactctctctctctggtAGAATcctagttattttttaattatgacaTGGGAAAATGTTGTAGGGATTTACCATTCAGTAGCTGAAACCTAAACAAGTGAACCTCCCCAAAGTCATTCAATCTATcattgttct includes:
- the LOC100245940 gene encoding LOW QUALITY PROTEIN: 3-ketoacyl CoA thiolase 1, peroxisomal (The sequence of the model RefSeq protein was modified relative to this genomic sequence to represent the inferred CDS: deleted 1 base in 1 codon), with translation MEKAINRQRVLLEHLRPSSSSPSPSPINESSLSASICLAGNRATNPVDSGDDIVVVAACRTAICKAKRGGFKDTLPDDILAPVLKALIEKTNVDPSEVGDIVVGTVLAPGSQRAIECRMAAFYAGFPDTVPIRTVNRQCSSGLQAVVDVVAAIRAGLYDIGIGAGLESMTTDNIAGVTTVNPKVDIFAQARDCLLPMGLTSENVAKRYGVTRQEQDQAAVESHRRAAAASAAGKFKEEIIPVSTKIVDPKTGEVKPVIISVDDGIRPDTNMKSLAKLKPAFAKDGSTTAGNASQVSDGAGGALLMKRSLAMKRGLPILGLFRSYAAVGVEPGVMGVGPAVAIPIAAKNAGLEVADIDLFEINEAFASQYVYCCKKLDLDPKKVNVNGGALALGHPLGATGARCVSTLLYEMKRRGKDCRYGVISMCIGSGMGAAAVFERGDSTDEVCNAQMEKHNNLLSMDAQKKFRFGYDVSENRNKQYYNSITIGPVWSCQTG